A genomic region of Fusarium oxysporum Fo47 chromosome VI, complete sequence contains the following coding sequences:
- a CDS encoding Aldehyde/histidinol dehydrogenase, with protein sequence MSKEIRSPRPYTSEAECLQYHSQLFSTFAAGKTKSIEWRKWQLKQMWWMLVDNEKAIAEALAADLGRHEFEALTSDLHGLKTDILEHLNHVEEWAADEPVTSAGFLMGTLGKARIRKEPLGVVLVIGAWNFPFLLTLQPVIAAITAGCCVVVKPSELSVASQNLMQDLVGRYLDPEAIRLVTGGPQETTKLLELKFNHIFFTGSTRVAKFVAAAAAKHLTPTVLELGGQGPAIVTAKADVDLAAKRIAYAKFLNAGQICLSVNHVFVDPEVHNTFVQRLHHWTQRFSGGESSHMCKIVNKRNFERLSGLLEETSGNVFQVSGNGGGNMLRPTVVTDVGINDSLLSEELFGPICPVLKATYKDAVRQTSSGPHPLAIYIFSSDRSEIDYILKNTISGGVTINDVLMHYGVPGAPFGGVGDSGQGYYHGKYGFMAFTHQRTILEMPTWMDKLMAFRYPPFDMKNMSNFVVKNNLGFHRGETMEDQVVGGDRSWLWAGIGVLVASAIGIAVRNRQSIQGILL encoded by the exons ATGTCCAAAGAAATCAGATCCCCAAGACCCTATACCTCCGAAGCAGAATGTCTGCAGTACCATTCCCAACTATTCAGCACCTTCGCCGCCGGAAAAACTAAAAGCATCGAATGGCGAAAATGGCAACTCAAGCAAATGTGGTGGATGCTAGTCGACAACGAGAAAGCCATCGCCGAAGCACTAGCAGCTGATCTCGGACGCCACGAGTTTGAGGCCCTGACATCAGATCTTCATGGCTTGAAAACAGATATCCTCGAACATCTCAACCATGTGGAGGAATGGGCAGCTGATGAGCCAGTTACTTCAGCTGGATTCCTTATGGGAACATTAGGAAAAGCGCGCATTCGAAAAGAGCCTCTCGGTGTCGTTTTGGTCATCGGGGCATGGAATTTTCCCTTCCTGCTTACGTTACAACCTGTCATTGCCGCTATAACTGCCGGTTGTTGCGTCGTTGTCAAACCATCTGAGCTATCGGTTGCTTCTCAGAATCTCATGCAAGATCTTGTAGGGCGGTACCTCGACCCAGAAGCCATTAGGCTCGTCACAGGAGGACCGCAGGAAACAACAAAACTTCTTGAACTTAAGTTTAATCACATCTTCTTCACCGGTTCAACAAGGGTCGCAAAATTTgttgctgcagctgcagcaaaACATCTCACCCCTACGGTTTTGGAGCTAGGTGGTCAGGGACCAGCTATAGTGACTGCCAAAGCTGACGTTGATCTGGCGGCTAAGCGTATTGCCTACGCCAAATTTCTAAATGCTGGACAGATTTGCCTGTCGGTGAATCACGTTTTTGTCGATCCAGAGGTTCATAATACTTTTGTGCAGAGATTACATCACTGGACACAGCGGTTCTCTGGGGGCGAGTCGAGCCATATGTGCAAGATTGTCAATAAGCGCAACTTTGAGCGCTTGTCAGGCTTGCTGGAGGAGACTTCGGGGAATGTGTTTCAAGTTTCTGGCAATGGAGGGGGAAATATGCTGAGACCGACTGTTGTTACCGACGTGGGCATAAATG ACTCGCTTCTAAGTGAGGAGTTGTTCGGTCCCATTTGCCCAGTCCTCAAAGCGACGTATAAAGATGCAGTTCGCCAGACCAGTAG TGGTCCTCACCCTCTCGCAATCTACATCTTCAGTTCAGACCGCTCAGAGATCGACTATA TCCTGAAGAATACCATATCAGGCGGTGTCACCATCAACGATGTTCTAATGCATTACGGCGTACCCGGCGCTCCATTCGGCGGTGTAGGTGATTCCGGTCAAGGCTACTATCACGGCAAATACGGTTTCATGGCGTTTACCCATCAGAGGACCATCTTGGAAATGCCGACTTGGATGGATAAGCTTATGGCATTTCGATATCCCCCTTTCGACATGAAAAACATGAGCAACTTTGTGGTTAAGAACAACCTGGGTTTCCATCGAGGAGAGACAATGGAGGATCAGGTGGTCGGGGGTGAtcgatcttggctttgggCAGGAATTGGGGTCTTGGTCGCTTCTGCGATTGGCATTGCTGTGAGGAACCGTCAGAGTATTCAAGGAATACTTTTGTAA